One genomic region from Chthoniobacterales bacterium encodes:
- the nadA gene encoding quinolinate synthase NadA has translation MMTGVDLAEEILELKRERNAIILAHNYQTGDIQDVADYVGDSLGLAYKAKETEASVIVFCGVHFMAETAKIVNPSRTVLLPDLDAGCSLSDSCPPEKLAAHLQKHADKNYYVIAYINCSAGVKALSDVICTSGNAVKIVNAAPKDRNILFVPDQNLGAWVMEKTGRPMDLWQGNCYLHMEFTARSIRKIREEYPAAPVVAHPECSAAVRMLADEICSTEKMIGFCKENPADAFIIVTESGMLHRLKREVPGKTFIPGPTENCACADCRYMKMNTLEKLHSALLNLSPELLMDEAIRQRAEKPILRMLELSR, from the coding sequence ATGATGACAGGAGTCGATCTAGCTGAGGAAATCCTCGAACTGAAACGCGAACGCAACGCGATCATTCTCGCGCACAATTACCAGACCGGCGACATCCAGGATGTGGCCGATTACGTGGGCGATTCCCTCGGGCTGGCTTACAAGGCGAAGGAAACAGAGGCGAGTGTGATCGTTTTCTGCGGCGTGCATTTCATGGCGGAAACGGCGAAAATCGTGAACCCGTCGCGCACCGTTTTGCTGCCCGACCTCGATGCCGGCTGCTCTCTTTCCGACTCGTGCCCGCCGGAAAAACTCGCCGCGCACCTGCAAAAGCACGCCGACAAAAACTATTACGTCATCGCCTATATCAATTGCAGCGCGGGCGTGAAGGCGCTCTCAGACGTCATTTGCACGAGCGGAAACGCCGTGAAAATCGTCAATGCCGCGCCGAAGGACCGCAACATTCTCTTCGTGCCCGACCAGAATCTCGGCGCCTGGGTGATGGAAAAAACCGGTCGCCCGATGGATCTCTGGCAGGGGAATTGTTACCTGCACATGGAGTTTACCGCGCGCAGCATTCGGAAGATTCGCGAAGAATATCCGGCGGCTCCCGTGGTGGCCCATCCCGAGTGCTCCGCCGCCGTGCGCATGCTCGCCGACGAGATTTGTTCGACCGAGAAAATGATCGGCTTCTGCAAGGAAAACCCGGCGGACGCGTTCATTATCGTCACCGAGAGCGGGATGTTGCACCGGCTGAAGCGCGAAGTGCCGGGGAAAACTTTCATCCCCGGGCCGACGGAAAATTGCGCCTGCGCCGACTGCCGTTACATGAAAATGAACACGCTGGAGAAGCTGCATTCCGCCCTGCTGAATCTCTCGCCGGAACTCCTGATGGACGAGGCTATCCGCCAGCGCGCCGAAAAACCGATCTTGCGCATGTTGGAACTCAGCCGCTAG